In Streptomyces chartreusis NRRL 3882, the following are encoded in one genomic region:
- a CDS encoding GTP-binding protein: MAGSDVATDASSAPDTVKILIAGGFGVGKTTMVGSVSEIAPLRTEEPLTMAGLGVDDLDGIEEKRATTVALDFGRITISRDLVLYLFGTPGQQRFWFMWNDLALGALGAVVLVDVRRPESSFAAIDFFERRGIPFVVGVNGFHGEHPYPAEDIRDALAVPEHVQVLLCDARDRESCRDVLIALIDQLIATAVQG; this comes from the coding sequence TTGGCCGGCTCTGACGTCGCCACCGACGCGTCCTCGGCACCCGACACGGTCAAGATCCTCATCGCCGGCGGCTTCGGCGTGGGCAAGACCACCATGGTCGGGTCGGTCAGCGAGATCGCCCCGCTGCGCACCGAGGAACCCCTGACCATGGCAGGTCTGGGCGTCGACGACCTGGACGGTATCGAGGAGAAACGGGCCACCACCGTGGCCCTGGACTTCGGCCGGATCACCATCAGCCGGGACCTGGTGCTGTACCTGTTCGGTACGCCGGGGCAGCAGCGGTTCTGGTTCATGTGGAACGACCTGGCCCTCGGCGCGCTCGGTGCCGTGGTCCTGGTCGACGTCCGCAGACCCGAGTCCAGCTTCGCCGCGATCGACTTCTTCGAACGCCGGGGCATCCCGTTCGTCGTCGGGGTGAACGGCTTCCACGGGGAACACCCGTATCCGGCCGAGGACATCCGGGACGCACTCGCGGTGCCGGAGCACGTGCAGGTGCTGCTGTGCGACGCGCGGGACCGCGAGTCCTGCCGGGACGTGCTGATCGCCCTGATCGACCAGCTGATCGCAACAGCGGTGCAGGGCTAG
- a CDS encoding ABC transporter substrate-binding protein, whose protein sequence is MITTAKSSTRSITRHPGAAAVALAATAALLGGCSSGGTSDDPLKGGGAESGTVVVGSNNFAESILLADIYGEALKAKGIKVTYKPNIGSRETTYGLMKNGTITVLPEYNGSLLAYLDAKAKPKTVEETTTAINGKLDSELELLKPSAAQNKDSVTLNAQTAKKYELTSDSSIGDLKDIAKDLVFGGSPEFQTRHQGLAGLKSVYGLEFKSFKSLDAGGPLTQAALKKNTVQAADVFTTDPTIAREKFVVLKDPENLFGFQNVQPLVRKGELSKEGVEALDAVSAKLDTKALLELDAQVQLEKKDPLDVAKAWLKSAGLD, encoded by the coding sequence GTGATTACTACGGCGAAGAGCAGCACCCGGTCCATCACGAGGCACCCCGGCGCGGCCGCAGTCGCGCTCGCCGCGACGGCAGCTCTTCTCGGAGGCTGTTCCTCCGGAGGCACCTCCGACGACCCGCTCAAGGGCGGCGGAGCGGAGAGCGGCACCGTCGTGGTCGGCTCCAACAACTTCGCCGAGAGCATCCTGCTCGCCGACATCTACGGCGAAGCCCTCAAGGCCAAGGGCATCAAGGTCACCTACAAGCCCAACATCGGCAGCCGTGAGACCACGTACGGTCTGATGAAGAACGGCACCATCACCGTGCTGCCGGAGTACAACGGCTCCCTGCTGGCGTACCTCGACGCCAAGGCCAAGCCGAAGACGGTCGAGGAGACCACGACCGCGATCAACGGCAAGCTCGACTCCGAGCTGGAGCTGCTGAAGCCCTCGGCCGCGCAGAACAAGGACTCCGTGACCCTCAACGCGCAGACCGCGAAGAAGTACGAGCTCACCTCGGACTCCTCCATCGGCGACCTCAAGGACATCGCCAAGGACCTGGTCTTCGGCGGCTCGCCGGAGTTCCAGACGCGGCACCAGGGCCTGGCGGGCCTGAAGTCGGTGTACGGGCTGGAGTTCAAGTCCTTCAAGTCCCTCGACGCGGGCGGGCCGCTGACCCAGGCGGCGCTGAAGAAGAACACCGTGCAGGCCGCGGACGTCTTCACCACCGACCCGACCATCGCCCGGGAGAAGTTCGTCGTCCTGAAGGACCCGGAGAACCTCTTCGGCTTCCAGAACGTGCAGCCGCTGGTCCGCAAGGGCGAGCTGTCCAAGGAGGGAGTCGAGGCGCTCGACGCGGTCTCGGCGAAGCTCGACACGAAGGCGCTGCTCGAACTGGACGCGCAGGTGCAGCTGGAGAAGAAGGACCCGCTGGACGTGGCCAAGGCGTGGCTGAAGTCGGCGGGCCTGGACTGA